The Macrobrachium nipponense isolate FS-2020 chromosome 13, ASM1510439v2, whole genome shotgun sequence genome has a window encoding:
- the LOC135225398 gene encoding uncharacterized protein LOC135225398, with translation MSEQPFLGSTLLTLNGEGARKGALNIVCFKPACLENRIQGATPLCGRRTIQLKFGTWNVRTLLDENENRPERRTAFVARELHRLNLEIVALSETRIAGEGQLCEGGGYTFFWKGQEPGTPRQHGVGFAVKNCMLFSLTEYPSGINERLMTLRLNLEGNKHATVISAYAPTLLAEDQTKELFYAALDTALTAIPNEDKVIFLGDFNARVGRDSDIWRGTIGKEGVGKINANGTLLLLKCVEHDLVVTNTLFRQKNKLKTTWQHPRSKHWHLLDYIIVRSEDCWTDHRLVYSCIRMKILTKKRNAHALKRLKFNIDSLKNDSNKLELQRCLANKLEQEYPPNIVDHWSRYKDSIISACKESVGLKKYEHQDWFDQNDATIQDLIQKARKYLFEHLNDPKSETKKKIHHTAKAQIQNATREMKNKWLTDKANELQSFFDRNDMRSLFSGMKTIFGPSSQGLAPLRSQDGTRLLKNNNEILSRWKEHFEELLNRDPVIDEDVLQQLPHLQLDMTLAVVPTLEEVELAIFSMKNNKAVGPDNIPAEIYKYGGPT, from the coding sequence ATGTCTGAGCAGCCCTTTCTAGGATCCACTCTGCTCACCCTGAATGGGGAAGGGGCTAGAAAAGGTGCCCTAAACATAGTCTGCTTCAAACCTGCCTGCCTGGAAAACCGCATCCAGGGGGCCACACCACTTTGCGGTCGAAGAACTATACAACTTAAATTTGGAACATGGAATGTACGAACACtactagatgaaaatgaaaacagacccGAACGCAGAACTGCCTTTGTTGCTAGGGAGCTCCATAGACTTAATTTAGAAATAGTGGCACTTTCTGAGACTCGTATCGCTGGTGAGGGACAACTGTGTGAAGGTGGTGGCTACACATTCTTCTGGAAGGGACAGGAACCTGGAACACCAAGACAGCATGGTGTAGGTTTTGCTGTAAAAAATTGCATGCTTTTCAGTTTAACAGAGTACCCAAGTGGCATAAATGAACGCCTAATGACACTCAGACTAAATCTTGAGGGAAATAAACATGCCACAGTGATCAGTGCTTATGCTCCAACCCTTCTTGCAGAGGatcaaacaaaagaattattttatgctGCTTTAGACACAGCTCTCACAGCTATCCCAAATGAAGACAAAGTAATCTTTTTAGGTGACTTTAATGCCAGAGTAGGGCGAGACAGTGACATCTGGAGAGGTACAATTGGAAAAGAGGGTGTTGGCAAAATTAATGCAAATGGAACACTCCTACTCTTGAAGTGTGTAGAACATGATCTGGTAGTAACTAATACTCTTTTTAGgcagaaaaataaacttaaaaccacCTGGCAACATCCAAGATCTAAACATTGGCATCTCTTAGATTACATTATAGTAAGATCCGAAGACTGCTGGACTGACCACCGCCTGGTATACTCTTGTATTAGGATGAAGATATTGACTAAAAAGAGAAACGCGCATGCACTAAAGCGACTGAAGTTCAATATTGATTCACTTAAGAACGACTCGAATAAACTTGAACTTCAGCGGTGTCTCGCTAATAAATTAGAACAGGAATATCCACCCAATATTGTTGATCACTGGAGTAGATATAAGGATTCCATAATCAGCGCATGTAAAGAATCTGTTGGTCTGAAGAAATACGAACATCAAGATTGGTTTGATCAGAATGATGCAACTATTCAAGATCTTATTCAAAAGGCCAGAAAATATCTGTTTGAACATCTGAATGACCCAAAGtctgaaacaaagaagaaaatacaccaCACGGCAAAAGCTCAGATACAAAATGccacaagggaaatgaaaaataagtggttgacagacaaagcaaatgagctccaatccttctttgacagaaatgacatgAGAAGCCTTTTCAGTGGAATGAAAACTATATTTGGGCCAAGTTCCCAAGGGCTAGCACCCTTACGTAGTCAAGACGGCACTCgactccttaaaaacaataatgaaatcctGTCTCGTTGGAAAGAACATTTTGAAGAACTACTTAATAGAGACCCTGTGATAGACGAGGATGTACTACAACAACTCCCTCATCTCCAACTGGATATGACACTTGCAGTGGTACCAACTCTAGAGGAAGTGGAGTTGGCTATCTTCTCTATGAAGAACAACAAAGCTGTGGGACCCGACAACATTCCTgccgaaatatataaatatggaggacCAACCTAA